A part of Campylobacter sp. MIT 99-7217 genomic DNA contains:
- the fabG gene encoding 3-oxoacyl-ACP reductase FabG gives MKFSGKNVLITGASKGIGASIAKVLAGFGLKVWINYRSKPELADSLKAEIESLGGKAAVICFDASDEKAFEEGVKVILEADSELSYLVNNAGITADKLALRMSLEEFNKVLNTNLNSAFLGCREALKAMSKKRFGAVVNIASIVGEMGNAGQVNYSASKGGMISMSKSFAKEGSSRNIRFNCVTPGFIKSDMTELLSEEVKASYQKNIPLGRFAEPEEVANAVAFLLSDYASYITGDTLKINGGLYM, from the coding sequence ATGAAATTTAGTGGAAAAAATGTTTTGATCACAGGAGCTAGCAAGGGCATAGGAGCAAGCATTGCTAAGGTTTTAGCAGGTTTTGGCTTAAAGGTTTGGATAAATTATCGCTCAAAACCAGAACTTGCTGATAGTTTGAAGGCTGAGATTGAAAGTCTTGGAGGAAAAGCTGCTGTGATTTGCTTTGATGCAAGCGATGAAAAGGCTTTTGAAGAGGGCGTTAAAGTGATACTTGAAGCTGATTCAGAGCTTAGCTATCTTGTAAATAACGCAGGCATTACAGCTGATAAACTTGCTTTAAGAATGAGCCTTGAGGAATTTAACAAGGTGCTTAATACAAACTTAAATTCAGCATTTTTAGGGTGTCGTGAGGCTTTAAAAGCGATGAGCAAAAAGCGTTTTGGAGCTGTGGTAAATATCGCTTCTATCGTGGGAGAAATGGGAAATGCTGGGCAGGTAAATTACTCAGCAAGCAAAGGTGGAATGATTAGCATGAGCAAAAGCTTTGCTAAGGAGGGTTCAAGCCGTAATATCCGTTTTAACTGCGTAACTCCGGGCTTTATCAAAAGCGATATGACCGAGCTTTTAAGCGAAGAAGTTAAGGCAAGCTATCAAAAAAATATCCCACTTGGACGCTTTGCAGAGCCTGAAGAAGTGGCAAATGCGGTGGCTTTTTTGCTCAGTGATTATGCAAGCTATATCACAGGCGATACGCTTAAAATCAACGGCGGCTTGTATATGTAA
- a CDS encoding pyridoxamine 5'-phosphate oxidase family protein, with translation MNLKDIEQFLDENAPAFLATLGTCGNPRLRPMQSPLLWENKIYFCTANTKNLYKHIKAHSGIEFCSCAKDGTFLRLRAKAVFEENLEVKKAMFEKYPSVKNKYQDIKNPTFEVFYLDELSARLQFVNGEFKSFKQN, from the coding sequence ATGAATTTAAAAGATATAGAACAATTCCTAGATGAAAATGCCCCAGCGTTTTTGGCTACACTTGGAACATGCGGAAATCCTCGTTTGCGTCCTATGCAAAGTCCGCTTTTGTGGGAAAATAAAATTTATTTTTGCACAGCAAATACCAAAAATCTTTACAAGCATATCAAAGCACACAGCGGTATAGAGTTTTGTAGCTGTGCTAAAGATGGCACTTTTTTAAGACTTCGTGCAAAGGCTGTTTTTGAGGAAAATTTAGAAGTTAAAAAAGCTATGTTTGAAAAATATCCCTCAGTAAAAAATAAATATCAAGATATTAAAAATCCAACATTTGAGGTATTTTATCTTGATGAACTTAGTGCAAGACTTCAGTTTGTAAATGGAGAATTTAAAAGCTTTAAGCAAAACTAA
- a CDS encoding MBOAT family O-acyltransferase — translation MLGFFKYTDFFLENFNLFSKLLNLDFNIPLPHIILPLGISFFTFQQIAFLADIHAKIKLNDMQEGKKQGIDFLDYTLFISFFPQLIAGPIVHHKEMMPQFASTLSSKATFLDWEKFAKGLVIFIIGLFKKIIIADTFAKHANLGFDATLKGEVLNIAEAWASSFSYTFQIYFDFSGYCDMAIGLGLFFGIVLPINFYSPYKALNIKTFWQTWHITLGRFLKAYLYIPLGGNRLGKWLNLRNLFIVAFLSGIWHGAGWGFVIWGIMHGLAMVIHRAYSFYLEHLKSKGAKLEFLKSKIYIIFSWFLTFNFVSLAWIFFRAESLSSALSLLKSMFGLSFVELPQKWWRTRELFAKLDGNNEFLYYLIISFILCLAFKNSIQKIDNFKASFKMAIFIALLLFSALLSMMTSTYTEFIYFNF, via the coding sequence TTGCTTGGCTTTTTCAAATACACAGATTTTTTTCTAGAAAATTTCAATCTCTTCTCAAAGCTCTTAAATTTAGACTTTAATATCCCCTTACCTCACATCATCTTGCCTTTGGGGATCTCGTTTTTTACCTTCCAGCAAATTGCTTTTTTAGCAGATATTCACGCTAAAATAAAGCTAAATGACATGCAAGAGGGCAAAAAACAAGGCATTGATTTTTTGGACTATACACTTTTTATATCTTTTTTCCCTCAACTCATCGCAGGTCCAATCGTTCATCACAAAGAAATGATGCCCCAATTTGCCAGCACGCTAAGCTCCAAAGCCACATTTTTAGACTGGGAAAAATTTGCAAAAGGCTTGGTTATTTTTATCATAGGCTTGTTTAAGAAAATAATCATTGCTGACACCTTTGCAAAGCATGCAAATTTAGGCTTTGACGCAACTTTAAAAGGAGAGGTTTTAAACATCGCCGAAGCTTGGGCAAGCTCTTTTAGCTATACTTTTCAAATTTATTTTGATTTCAGTGGATACTGCGATATGGCTATAGGGCTTGGACTTTTCTTTGGTATCGTGCTACCGATAAATTTCTACTCTCCTTATAAAGCACTGAACATAAAAACTTTTTGGCAAACTTGGCATATCACTTTGGGAAGATTTTTAAAAGCTTATCTTTATATCCCTCTTGGTGGAAACCGCCTTGGAAAGTGGCTCAATTTACGCAATCTCTTCATCGTAGCCTTTTTAAGTGGGATTTGGCACGGAGCTGGCTGGGGCTTCGTGATCTGGGGGATCATGCATGGTCTTGCTATGGTTATTCATAGAGCTTATAGTTTTTATCTTGAGCATTTAAAAAGCAAGGGTGCTAAGCTAGAGTTTTTAAAAAGCAAAATTTATATCATCTTTTCTTGGTTTTTAACCTTTAATTTCGTAAGTCTTGCTTGGATATTTTTTAGAGCCGAAAGTTTAAGCTCGGCTCTAAGCCTCTTAAAATCCATGTTTGGACTAAGTTTTGTTGAACTGCCACAAAAATGGTGGAGAACTAGGGAACTTTTTGCAAAGCTTGATGGGAATAATGAATTTTTGTATTATTTGATCATTTCTTTCATACTTTGCCTTGCTTTTAAAAACTCCATTCAAAAAATAGACAATTTCAAAGCAAGTTTTAAAATGGCTATTTTTATCGCACTTTTATTATTTAGTGCTTTACTTAGTATGATGACAAGTACTTATACTGAATTTATTTATTTTAATTTTTAA
- a CDS encoding tRNA dihydrouridine synthase, whose protein sequence is MIDFSKKPLFLAPMAGFSDLPFRNVVKKFGVDVTISEMISSNALVYESAKTLKMLEKAELEKPFIVQIAGSDEEVIKKAVLMLNDMDFIDGIDFNCGCPVPKVTKQNAGSALLEDLQKLKILVSTIKKYSKKQLTSVKFRLGFNEKYPDKIAKACEEAGADFVSVHGRTRKELYSGKADWESISLAKQSVHIPVVANGDINAQNANLALSQSKCDALMIGRASIGKPWIFLEIKNGKSVDKALKKQIILTHFEEMLKHYKKQGISIFRKHLHEYSKGYEAATSFRNEINQINDENSMRKRIENFF, encoded by the coding sequence ATGATTGATTTTAGCAAAAAGCCTTTGTTCTTAGCACCTATGGCAGGTTTTAGTGATCTGCCCTTTCGTAATGTGGTAAAAAAATTTGGCGTTGATGTAACGATAAGTGAGATGATCAGCTCAAATGCCCTTGTGTATGAAAGTGCAAAAACCCTTAAAATGCTTGAAAAAGCCGAGCTTGAAAAGCCCTTTATAGTGCAGATTGCAGGAAGCGATGAAGAAGTTATCAAAAAAGCCGTTTTAATGCTCAATGACATGGACTTTATCGACGGCATAGACTTTAACTGCGGTTGTCCTGTGCCAAAGGTAACAAAGCAAAATGCAGGCTCTGCCTTGCTCGAAGATTTACAAAAGCTTAAAATTCTTGTTAGCACTATCAAAAAATACAGCAAAAAACAACTTACAAGTGTTAAATTTAGGCTTGGTTTTAATGAAAAATATCCTGATAAGATAGCTAAGGCTTGCGAGGAAGCTGGGGCTGATTTTGTAAGCGTTCATGGACGCACAAGAAAGGAGCTTTATAGTGGTAAGGCAGATTGGGAAAGTATATCTTTGGCTAAACAAAGCGTTCATATCCCTGTCGTAGCAAATGGAGATATCAACGCCCAAAATGCAAATTTAGCATTAAGCCAAAGTAAATGTGATGCCTTGATGATAGGAAGAGCAAGCATTGGCAAGCCTTGGATCTTTCTTGAGATAAAAAACGGCAAAAGTGTGGATAAGGCTTTGAAAAAGCAGATCATTTTAACGCATTTTGAAGAAATGCTTAAACATTATAAAAAGCAAGGCATAAGTATCTTTAGAAAGCATTTGCATGAGTATTCTAAGGGCTATGAAGCTGCAACAAGCTTTAGAAATGAGATCAACCAAATAAACGATGAAAACTCCATGCGAAAACGCATAGAAAATTTCTTTTAA
- the dksA gene encoding RNA polymerase-binding protein DksA, with the protein MDTKQLEKFKEILESRKQEILNQLYQTNKDIEDLYNSEPNDNIDFSVITASSQIEETIDHNLKQELEYIENSLLRIKKGNYGICEGCEEEINIERLKIKPHARYCINCREKYEKSKGL; encoded by the coding sequence ATGGACACAAAACAGCTTGAAAAATTTAAAGAAATTTTAGAAAGTCGCAAACAAGAAATTTTAAACCAACTTTACCAAACAAACAAGGATATAGAAGATCTTTATAACAGCGAACCTAATGATAACATTGATTTTTCAGTTATCACAGCAAGTTCGCAAATAGAAGAAACCATAGATCACAACCTCAAACAAGAACTTGAATACATAGAAAATTCTTTACTTAGGATCAAAAAAGGAAATTACGGAATTTGTGAGGGTTGCGAAGAAGAAATCAACATAGAACGGCTTAAAATCAAGCCTCACGCAAGGTATTGTATAAATTGCCGTGAAAAATATGAAAAATCAAAAGGATTATAA
- a CDS encoding 23S rRNA (pseudouridine(1915)-N(3))-methyltransferase RlmH has translation MQINVFSIQKNSLEFKESEEKYIKFISKFALLKDISLFNNKIANAQKIGAKEAKKSYEEQLKPYKKGFCVVLDERGKELNSLEFSNLLSDKNELSFFIGGAFGLEEEFIKSFDLALSLSRLTLAHQFVKILLLEQIYRGFCIKYKHPYHK, from the coding sequence TTGCAAATCAATGTCTTTTCCATACAAAAAAATTCTTTAGAATTTAAAGAAAGTGAAGAAAAATACATCAAATTTATCTCTAAATTTGCTCTTTTAAAAGATATTTCTTTGTTTAATAACAAAATAGCTAATGCCCAAAAGATCGGAGCTAAGGAAGCTAAAAAAAGTTATGAAGAGCAGTTAAAGCCTTATAAAAAAGGCTTTTGTGTGGTGCTTGATGAAAGAGGAAAAGAGCTAAACAGCCTTGAGTTTTCAAATTTACTTAGTGACAAAAATGAACTTTCATTTTTTATAGGTGGGGCATTTGGCTTGGAAGAAGAATTTATCAAAAGCTTTGATCTTGCCCTTTCTTTAAGTCGCTTAACCCTAGCACATCAGTTTGTAAAAATTTTACTTTTAGAGCAAATTTATCGTGGATTTTGTATCAAATACAAACACCCATATCATAAATAG
- the accD gene encoding acetyl-CoA carboxylase, carboxyltransferase subunit beta, giving the protein MNFLEMFSGIRRKQANPSEAPNHWVKCDNCHALMYYKEIQVCLNVCPKCGFHMRISPLKRIEVLSDEGSFVEFDADLEATDPLNFVDSKSYKKRLSESEEKTGRKSAVISGECLIDGIKTQLVVFDFSFMGGSLSSVEGEKIVRAVQRAIMAKTPLVIVSASGGARMQESTFSLMQMSKTSAALKLLDKEKLPFISVLTDPTMGGVSASFAFLGDIIIAEPGALVGFAGARVIKQTIGADLPEGFQRAEFLLEHGLIDSIVPRSEQKQFISDFLKLFSKA; this is encoded by the coding sequence ATGAACTTTTTAGAGATGTTTTCAGGTATCAGACGCAAGCAAGCAAACCCAAGTGAAGCTCCAAATCACTGGGTAAAATGTGATAATTGCCATGCTTTGATGTATTATAAAGAAATTCAAGTTTGTCTTAATGTCTGTCCAAAATGTGGTTTTCATATGAGAATTTCTCCACTAAAGAGGATAGAAGTTCTTAGTGATGAGGGAAGCTTTGTTGAATTTGACGCTGATTTAGAGGCAACTGATCCTTTAAATTTTGTCGATAGTAAGTCTTATAAAAAACGCTTGAGCGAAAGTGAAGAAAAAACAGGACGCAAAAGTGCTGTGATCAGTGGAGAATGCTTGATAGATGGGATAAAAACTCAGCTCGTGGTTTTTGATTTTTCTTTCATGGGAGGAAGTTTAAGTTCGGTTGAGGGCGAAAAGATCGTTCGTGCTGTTCAAAGAGCTATCATGGCTAAGACTCCTCTTGTTATCGTTTCTGCTTCAGGTGGAGCAAGAATGCAAGAAAGCACCTTTTCTTTAATGCAAATGAGCAAAACAAGTGCAGCACTAAAGCTTTTAGACAAAGAAAAACTTCCTTTTATCAGCGTCTTAACTGATCCTACTATGGGTGGGGTTTCAGCTTCTTTTGCTTTTTTAGGCGATATCATTATCGCTGAACCGGGTGCTTTGGTAGGCTTTGCAGGAGCTAGAGTGATCAAACAAACCATAGGTGCTGATCTGCCAGAGGGCTTTCAAAGAGCAGAGTTTTTGCTTGAACATGGGTTAATCGATAGCATTGTCCCAAGAAGCGAGCAAAAGCAGTTCATTAGTGATTTTTTAAAATTATTCTCTAAGGCTTAA
- the tenA gene encoding thiaminase II translates to MLWQRLLKENAKVWDGYLHHEFVKELEKGSLKEENFLFYLKQDYIYLLHYAKCYAQLALNANTAKELRFAMKFQNYIVEGELELHKSILKLGIEADKLSVKDESLVNIAYTRYMLSVGQNGDFLDMLTALSACAIGYGVIGAEIYQRLGEKSLENHPYKEWILTYAGAEFQSEIKEFEDFLNSYSDQVNESKFKKLSEIFHSVVRLETAFWQHALNLRLDL, encoded by the coding sequence ATGCTTTGGCAAAGATTGCTTAAAGAAAATGCAAAGGTTTGGGACGGATATTTACATCATGAATTCGTAAAAGAGCTTGAAAAGGGTAGCCTAAAAGAAGAAAATTTTTTATTTTACTTAAAGCAAGATTATATTTATTTGCTTCATTATGCTAAATGCTATGCCCAGCTAGCACTCAATGCAAACACCGCAAAGGAGCTTCGCTTTGCGATGAAATTTCAAAACTATATCGTTGAGGGCGAACTTGAGCTTCACAAGAGCATTTTAAAGCTTGGCATTGAGGCGGATAAACTAAGCGTTAAAGATGAAAGCCTTGTAAATATCGCTTACACGCGTTATATGCTAAGTGTGGGGCAAAATGGGGATTTTCTTGATATGCTTACAGCTCTTAGTGCTTGTGCGATAGGTTATGGAGTGATAGGTGCTGAAATTTATCAAAGGCTTGGGGAAAAAAGCTTAGAAAATCACCCCTATAAAGAGTGGATTTTAACCTATGCAGGAGCTGAGTTTCAAAGCGAGATAAAAGAATTTGAAGACTTTTTAAACTCTTATAGCGATCAGGTTAATGAGTCTAAATTTAAAAAGTTAAGTGAAATTTTTCACTCTGTCGTGCGTCTTGAAACGGCGTTTTGGCAACACGCTTTAAATTTAAGGCTTGACTTGTAA
- a CDS encoding ABC-F family ATP-binding cassette domain-containing protein has product MVEVKNLTMRFGSHLLFENVNLSLKKGQRYGLIGANGAGKSTFLKILSGVLEASSGEIEFDAGIKKASLEQDQFAFEELSIIDAVLSANKRLFEALKEKEKLYESTEFTDEINERLSELELISAEEDPNYDAPTRCEKLLSSLKISDFNAPMKSLQNTDKVKVLLARLLFVGADVLFLDEPTNNLDLQSISWLENELLRHEGTLVVISHDRHFLNRICTRILDVDFKNIRDFAGNYDDWYMASTLLAKQAELKRERALKEKEELESFIRRFSANASKAKQATSRQKALAKIELEEIKISSRRDPSIVFRTNREIGNEICEIKELSKAFDKVLFENLNLKLEKNDKIALIGASGVGKTTLAKIIAGLQTPDSGAIHLGATIELGYFAQDTMNKINENVKLYEWLMSEKHKDLDEIRKCLGRMLFSGSDQEKMALSLSGGEKHRLMLSKLMLEKPNFLVLDEPDNHLDLEAIIALGEALYNFKGVAICISHDRELISSFANRIWLLENGKLEDFRGTYDEYLQGRENAHL; this is encoded by the coding sequence ATGGTTGAAGTAAAAAATTTAACTATGCGTTTTGGCTCTCATTTGCTTTTTGAAAATGTAAATTTAAGCCTTAAAAAGGGGCAAAGATACGGACTTATAGGAGCAAATGGGGCTGGAAAATCAACCTTTCTAAAGATCTTAAGCGGAGTGCTTGAAGCAAGTAGCGGAGAAATCGAATTTGATGCAGGCATTAAAAAAGCTAGCCTAGAGCAAGATCAATTTGCCTTTGAAGAACTAAGCATAATCGATGCTGTTTTAAGTGCAAATAAAAGGCTTTTTGAGGCTTTAAAAGAAAAAGAAAAACTCTATGAAAGCACTGAATTTACAGATGAAATCAATGAAAGATTAAGCGAGCTTGAGCTAATAAGTGCTGAAGAAGATCCAAATTATGACGCACCCACTCGCTGTGAAAAGCTTTTAAGCAGCTTGAAAATAAGTGATTTTAACGCCCCTATGAAAAGCCTTCAAAACACAGACAAGGTAAAGGTGCTTTTGGCTAGGCTTTTGTTTGTGGGTGCTGATGTGCTTTTTTTAGATGAACCTACGAACAATCTTGATTTGCAAAGCATTTCTTGGCTTGAAAATGAACTTTTAAGACATGAAGGAACCTTGGTTGTGATAAGCCATGATAGGCATTTTTTAAACCGAATTTGCACAAGAATTTTAGATGTGGATTTTAAAAATATAAGGGATTTTGCTGGAAATTACGATGATTGGTATATGGCTTCAACGCTTTTGGCTAAACAAGCTGAGTTAAAACGAGAAAGAGCCTTAAAAGAAAAAGAAGAGCTTGAAAGCTTTATAAGACGCTTTTCAGCAAATGCAAGCAAGGCAAAGCAAGCTACAAGTCGTCAAAAAGCCCTTGCAAAGATCGAACTTGAAGAGATTAAAATAAGCTCAAGAAGAGATCCTAGCATAGTTTTTAGGACAAATAGAGAAATAGGCAATGAAATTTGTGAAATAAAAGAACTTTCTAAGGCTTTTGATAAGGTTTTATTTGAAAATTTAAACCTAAAGCTTGAAAAAAATGATAAAATAGCCTTAATCGGTGCTTCAGGCGTTGGAAAAACGACTTTGGCTAAGATTATCGCAGGTTTGCAAACACCAGATAGCGGTGCTATACATTTAGGAGCGACCATAGAACTTGGATATTTTGCTCAAGATACAATGAACAAGATAAATGAAAATGTCAAGCTTTATGAATGGCTTATGAGTGAAAAGCACAAGGATTTAGATGAGATCAGAAAGTGCCTAGGGCGAATGCTTTTTAGTGGAAGCGATCAAGAAAAAATGGCTTTAAGTTTAAGCGGGGGCGAAAAACACCGCTTAATGCTTTCAAAGCTTATGCTTGAAAAGCCAAATTTCTTAGTGCTTGATGAGCCTGATAATCATCTTGACCTTGAAGCTATCATCGCACTCGGCGAGGCTTTGTATAATTTTAAAGGTGTGGCTATTTGCATAAGCCACGATAGAGAACTCATCAGTTCATTTGCAAACCGAATTTGGTTGCTTGAAAATGGCAAACTCGAGGATTTTCGTGGAACTTATGATGAGTATTTGCAAGGGAGAGAAAATGCGCACTTATAA
- a CDS encoding pyridoxal phosphate-dependent aminotransferase — MRAFSSRTASFTDSVIRRMTRICLKYDAINLSQGFPDFDPPKAILDRLAEVAYKGPHQYAITSGAKNFKEALAKKQSHFMGIDIDPENILVTCGSTEAMMATMLSIVDIGDKVIVFSPFYENYGADAILSSAEPIFVPLNPPKFNFDPNVLEDAFKQNPKAIILCNPSNPCGKVFSKEELELIAGLAKKYDTFVITDEVYEHIIFEPFEHTYMASLPDMFERTISCSSLSKTYSITGWRLGYLIACKEVIQRAHKVHDFLTVGAAAPLQEAAIVGLNFPDTYYHDLQVKYTQMKDIFINGLKSLNIECNEPEGAYFVMVNIEEFGYESDLKFCEDLIAKVGVGAVPGSSFFREKNNSYIRFHFAKQEKTLFEALNRLENMKKIMKK, encoded by the coding sequence ATGCGAGCTTTTAGTTCAAGAACAGCGAGTTTTACGGATTCTGTGATACGCAGAATGACAAGAATTTGCTTAAAATATGATGCTATAAATCTTTCTCAGGGTTTTCCGGATTTTGATCCTCCAAAGGCTATTTTAGATCGTTTGGCTGAGGTTGCTTACAAGGGTCCTCATCAATACGCCATTACAAGTGGAGCTAAAAATTTCAAAGAAGCTTTAGCTAAGAAACAAAGCCATTTCATGGGCATTGATATTGACCCTGAAAATATCCTAGTAACTTGTGGTAGCACTGAGGCTATGATGGCTACGATGTTAAGTATTGTTGATATTGGAGATAAGGTCATCGTTTTTAGTCCCTTTTATGAAAATTATGGTGCTGATGCGATTTTAAGCTCGGCTGAGCCTATTTTTGTGCCTTTAAATCCGCCTAAATTTAATTTCGATCCTAATGTTTTAGAAGATGCTTTCAAGCAAAATCCAAAGGCTATCATTCTTTGCAATCCCTCAAATCCCTGCGGTAAGGTTTTTAGCAAAGAAGAACTTGAGCTTATAGCTGGTTTAGCAAAAAAATACGACACCTTTGTGATCACTGATGAAGTTTATGAACATATCATCTTTGAACCCTTTGAGCATACTTATATGGCGTCTTTGCCTGATATGTTTGAAAGGACGATTAGCTGTTCTTCACTTTCAAAGACTTATTCTATCACAGGCTGGAGGCTTGGATATTTGATCGCTTGTAAGGAAGTGATCCAAAGAGCACACAAGGTGCATGATTTTTTGACCGTTGGAGCAGCAGCACCTTTGCAAGAAGCAGCCATAGTGGGCTTAAATTTCCCTGATACATACTATCATGATTTGCAAGTAAAATACACTCAAATGAAAGATATTTTTATCAACGGACTAAAAAGCTTAAATATCGAGTGTAACGAACCTGAGGGAGCGTATTTTGTCATGGTCAATATAGAAGAATTTGGCTATGAAAGTGATTTGAAATTTTGTGAGGATTTGATAGCAAAGGTTGGGGTTGGAGCAGTTCCCGGCTCTTCTTTTTTTAGGGAAAAAAATAATTCTTATATAAGATTTCATTTTGCAAAACAAGAAAAAACGCTTTTTGAGGCTTTAAACCGCCTTGAAAATATGAAAAAAATCATGAAAAAATAG